In Aedes albopictus strain Foshan chromosome 3, AalbF5, whole genome shotgun sequence, the following are encoded in one genomic region:
- the LOC109403945 gene encoding endoribonuclease Dicer isoform X1: MDMIMPQEDDFVPRDYQRSMKLICMQKNTIIYLPTGAGKTHIALMAIKEMGRDLDKPLTEGGKRTFFVVNTVALAKQQAEFLSRNLTYDTSIYTSDRNVDTWKQDKWLDEFAKFQVVVCTCQILLDVLKHGYLSIKHINLLIFDECHHGVGEHPMHGIMEQFLRVPKSDHPRVIGLSGMLLYKQIKTVDQVSPELERLENTFNSTIATVGSYDAFTEVCRFSTNPKELLVSYDSLRLSPVMVDIVRSIEAFSQTINDFHLPKYLNQNKALMKDRPKPLKEIKKLFTELVYQLGDTGLFGCSIALLGLIVQFELDKRQSDSSMLRLALRSCITFCESLRHQIEKLMSGLDIKEKLTRFSSLKIRQLINELEKMYERNRDKKAKTLVFVQRRFSAKVLYHVLKIYFSQTEDADLILPDFMVGSNGSMPESIEQILSAKKDRRVIERFKKNETNVIVTTNVLEEGIDLQMCNTVIKYDHPQTFASYQQSKGRARMKDSQYMVMLNNEERQKFLEKYRLYKSIEQELQRCLIGKTINRPDPLDADVHKELYNEIIPPFFTAKGAKLDALSAVQLLNRYCMGMPRDAFTNTNVTWERVDLKNGQIVVEVMLPLQSTVREKILGNPMRNIKLAKRSAAFNACRKLYENKELSEHLIPIDCRNQLNNLKDVYFRHWADFDEDSGKLAGTQKCIRTHAIEYPKQTTGCFPEPGKPCYIYVLRIGAGFEQDPSNENVNIFHSLYNSENNFGIMTTKPLPVLAKMKFFVTLGLINVHLVETPIVLPNAGSEVELALLRQFHVTVFRDVLRLWKDFLVYDYDNGINSFMVVPLKKSTHLDWELIRQFQYLSEPPSEMSTMARSRMDFEADNYRHKVILPWYKNNKEQPYVVTMVHEHLTPGSPFPNAEYGSYANYFSEAYHLAVVKPDQFLIEVKGITSYLNRLNPGVEDDGKSTRSKHWRFNEILIPELCHNYQFPADYWLKATLLPSALHRIHYLLLAEKIRVDLATGANVGCLENHTIEDVDVEYKQRKGKQSEEELELMEFEDDEDEDDEFDLEEAKRSLMAPQDLNELAKNQMTSVTGDIPLPWQDDEEPVDIERNWDQVSKMDLDYYNAFVNKFSDLSVREMTAERISSAYTSAIYRRATSSPKREPMAILDVPVEQKFAIKLLQLNPANTINVNLQQKDILKAITTKSAADVFDLERYELLGDAFLKFATSLYLIKYHKDWHEGFLTAVKGQIVSNRNLVYCAIKYGLPGMLKVHKFDPKNDWQPPLATVPKNIKQTMQAVKHSARVLYRLTMTDEEIKTGVVDPKTSDEFIAQLEMHGNTPDPSPMANYLSQQTMGDKTPADAMEALLGVCVQTVGMQRSFKLLPYFGMLPKTHDVLKLLDEKIENQRLRTHIDYREVDGFLKNHSRIESILGYKFKDRTYLLQALTHASYPTNRITGSYQQLEFLGDAVLDFLISMYIFEQNPTMSPGQLTDLRSALVNNITLACLLVRHGLHLYILAESASFSDTVNKFVMFQEQNKHEITDQVNLLVEESDRKMAEFVDVPKALGDVFESLVAAVFLDSGNDFAVTWRVIYGMMGNEIMTFTENTPIQIVRQLYEFKPPCSPIFSRAIPDDDTVLVKLKYKIRNQQHEAYGFGQNKDDAKRAAAKAALQVLRKHYRSAK; encoded by the exons ACCATTGACTGAAGGTGGAAAAAGAACCTTCTTCGTTGTGAACACCGTTGCGTTGGCCAAGCAGCAGGCTGAATTCTTGAGCCGCAATCTAACCTACGACACGTCAATTTATACAAGCGATCGGAACGTGGACACCTGGAAGCAGGACAAATGGTTGGATGAATTTGCCAAGTTTCAG GTCGTTGTTTGCACGTGTCAAATCTTGCTCGATGTGCTGAAGCATGGCTACCTTTCGATAAAGCACATTAACTTGCTTATATTCGACGAATGTCACCACGGTGTCGGAGAACATCCAATGCACGGCATTATGGAGCAGTTCTTGAGGGTGCCAAAATCCGACCATCCCCGTGTGATCGGTCTTTCCGGGATGTTACTGTATAAACAGATTAAAACAGTCGACCAAGTAAGCCCAGAATTGGAGAGGCTGGAAAACACATTTAACTCCACGATCGCCACCGTTGGGAGTTACGACGCATTCACCGAGGTCTGCCGGTTCTCGACAAATCCCAAAGAGCTTCTGGTGTCGTATGATAGTCTTCGGCTATCGCCGGTCATGGTTGACATCGTCAGAAGCATTGAGGCTTTTAGTCAAACGATCAATGATTTTCATCTGCCGAAATATCTGAACCAGAACAAAGCCCTGATGAAAGACAGGCCAAAACCGCTGAAGGAGATTAAAAAACTCTTTACAGAGCTGGTATATCAACTGGGAGATACGGGACTCTTCGGGTGCTCAATTGCTTTGCTCGGATTGATTGTCCAGTTCGAGCTGGATAAAAGGCAGTCCGATAGCTCCATGCTTAGACTGGCGTTGAGATCTTGCATTACGT TTTGCGAAAGCCTGAGGCATCAGATCGAGAAGCTGATGAGCGGTTTGGATATCAAGGAAAAATTGACCAGATTTAGCAGTCTTAAGATACGGCAGTTGATAAATGAGCTGGAGAAGATGTATGAAAGAAACCGCGATAAAAAGGCAAAAACCCTTGTGTTTGTGCAGCGGCGATTCTCCGCGAAGGTCTTGTACCATGTACTGAAAATCTACTTCTCACAAACGGAGGATGCTGACCTCATCCTGCCAGACTTCATGGTGGGCAGCAACGGGTCAATGCCGGAATCTATTGAGCAGATTTTGAGTGCCAAGAAAGATCGTCGG gttatcgaacgGTTCAAGAAAAATGAAACCAACGTTATTGTAACGACAAATGTGCTCGAAGAGGGCATAGACCTCCAGATGTGCAACACGGTGATCAAGTATGATCATCCGCAAACGTTTGCATCTTACCAACAGTCGAAGGGAAGGGCCAGGATGAAGGACAGCCAGTATATGGTGATGTTGAATAACGAAGAACgacaaaaatttcttgaaaagtaccgGCTGTATAAGAGTATTGAACAGGAGCTACAGAGG TGCCTTATCGGAAAAACTATCAACCGGCCCGATCCTTTGGATGCAGACGTCCACAAGGAGTTATATAATGAGATTATTCCGCCGTTTTTCACTGCCAAAGGTGCCAAGCTGGATGCACTCTCTGCCGTTCAACTTCTGAACCGATACTGCATGGGAATGCCACGGGACGCATTTACCAATACCAACGTCACATGGGAACGTGTCGATCTGAAAAACGGTCAAATTGTGGTGGAGGTGATGTTGCCACTGCAGTCCACGGTGCGTGAAAAAATCTTAGGAAATCCTATGCGCAACATTAAGCTGGCCAAACGATCGGCGGCTTTCAACGCTTGCCGAAAGTTATACGAAAATAAAGAGCTTAGCGAGCATTTGATTCCGATTGATTGCAGAAATCAGCTGAACAACTTGAAAGATGTCTACTTCCGCCACTGGGCTGATTTTGACGAAG ATTCCGGAAAACTAGCTGGAACACAGAAGTGCATACGAACGCACGCTATTGAGTATCCGAAGCAAACGACCGGTTGCTTCCCGGAGCCTGGTAAACCCTGTTacatctacgttttgcgcattggAGCCGGCTTCGAGCAAGATCCTTCGAACGAAAATGTCAACATTTTCCACTCGTTGTACAACTCGGAAAACAATTTCGGAATAATGACGACGAAACCGCTTCCAGTTCTGGCAAAAATGAAGTTCTTTGTAACGTTGGGACTTATCAATGTACACCTTGTGGAGACCCCGATCGTGTTGCCTAACGCGGGCTCCGAAGTAGAACTCGCTCTGCTGAGGCAATTCCACGTTACGGTATTCCGCGACGTGCTCCGATTGTGGAAGGACTTCCTTGTTTACGATTACGACAACGGGATCAACAGTTTCATGGTAGTGCCTTTGAAGAAATCGACCCACTTGGATTGGGAACTCATTCGGCAGTTCCAGTATTTGAGCGAACCTCCGTCGGAAATGTCGACGATGGCTAGGAGCAGGATGGATTTCGAAGCGGACAACTACCGCCACAAGGTGATTCTTCCTTGGTACAAAAACAACAAGGAGCAACCATACGTCGTTACCATGGTGCATGAGCACCTGACGCCGGGCAGCCCCTTCCCAAATGCGGAGTACGG GTCCTACGCGAATTACTTCAGCGAAGCGTATCATTTGGCCGTGGTTAAGCCGGATCAATTCCTCATCGAGGTAAAAGGTATCACGAGCTATCTCAACCGACTGAATCCCGGAGTCGAAGACGACGGCAAGAGTACCCGAAGCAAGCACTGGCGGTTCAATGAAATCCTCATTCCGGAACTGTGCCACAACTATCAATTCCCAGCCGACTACTGGCTGAAGGCCACCCTCCTGCCAAGTGCGCTCCATCGCATTCACTACCTTCTTTTGGCGGAGAAGATTCGTGTGGATTTGGCGACGGGTGCCAACGTTGGTTGCTTGGAAAACCACACGATTGAGGACGTGGATGTGGAGTATAAGCAGCGGAAGGGGAAGCAAAGTGAAGAGGAACTAGAATTGATGGAATTTGAGGATGACGAAGATGAAGATGACGAATTTGATTTGGAGGAAGCGAAAAGGTCGCTGATGGCGCCACAGGATTTGAACGAATTGGCAAAGAATCAAATGACTTCCGTTACCGGAGATATTCCGCTGCCATGGCAGGACGACGAGGAACCGGTCGATATCGAAAGAAACTGGGATCAGGTGTCGAAAATGGATCTCGATTACTATAATGCTTTTGTTAACAAGTTCTCGGATCTGTCGGTCCGTGAAATGACTGCAGAGCGGATTAGTTCGGCATACACATCGGCCATTTACAGACGGGCTACGAGCAGTCCGAAGAGGGAACCAATGGCAATTTTGGACGTTCCGGTAGAGCAAAAGTTTGCCATAAAACTGCTGCAATTAAATCCAGCAAACACGATCAATGTCAATCTACAACAGAAGGACATTCTTAAAGCAATAACAACAAAATCGGCGGCCGATGTGTTTGATCTGGAACGTTATGAGTTGCTAGGGGATGCCTTCTTGAAGTTTGCAACTTCGCTGTATTTGATTAAGTATCACAAGGACTGGCACGAAGGCTTCTTGACGGCCGTCAAGGGCCAAATTGTAAGCAATCGCAATTTGGTTTATTGCGCCATTAAGTACGGTCTTCCAGGCATGCTCAAAGTACACAAATTCGACCCGAAAAATGACTGGCAGCCTCCCCTGGCGACGGTTCCGAAAAACATTAAACAAACGATGCAAGCGGTGAAGCACTCCGCTCGCGTCCTGTACCGATTGACAATGACGGATGAAGAGATAAAAACCGGAGTGGTGGATCCGAAGACTAGCGATGAATTCATCGCGCAACTCGAGATGCACGGAAATACACCCGATCCGTCTCCGATGGCCAACTATCTTTCACAGCAGACCATGGGGGACAAGACGCCGGCGGATGCAATGGAAGCATTGCTTGGAGTCTGCGTTCAAACGGTCGGCATGCAGCGATCTTTCAAACTGCTGCCGTATTTTGGTATGCTGCCAAAAACTCATGATGTTCTGAAGCTTCTCGATGAGAAGATCGAGAACCAACGGCTTAGAACACACATCGATTATCGCGAAGTCGACGGTTTTCTAAAAAATCACTCCAGGATCGAAAGCATCCTTGGGTACAAGTTCAAGGATAGAACCTACCTATTGCAGGCGCTTACCCATGCCTCCTATCCGACTAATCGGATAACCGGAAGCTATCAGCAGTTGGAATTCCTCGGAGATGCGGTCCTGGACTTCCTCATCTCAATGTACATCTTTGAGCAGAACCCTACCATGAGCCCCGGACAGTTGACCGATCTTCGTTCGGCATTGGTGAATAATATCACCCTAGCGTGTCTGCTGGTCCGGCACGGTCTCCACTTGTACATCCTGGCGGAGTCGGCCTCCTTTTCGGACACCGTCAACAAGTTTGTCATGTTCCAGGAACAAAACAAGCACGAAATCACCGATCAGGTGAACCTGCTGGTCGAGGAATCGGACCGGAAGATGGCGGAATTCGTGGACGTCCCCAAGGCTCTCGGAGACGTCTTCGAGAGCCTTGTGGCAGCAGTGTTTTTAGACTCCGGAAACGATTTTGCCGTCACTTGGCGGGTCATCTACGGCATGATGGGCAACGAAATAATGACCTTCACCGAAAATACACCCATTCAGATCGTGCGGCAACTGTACGAGTTTAAGCCACCATGTTCGCCGATCTTCAGTCGCGCCATTCCGGACGATGACACGGTGTTGGTGAAGTTGAAATACAAGATCCGGAATCAGCAGCATGAGGCGTATGGGTTCGGCCAGAATAAGGACGACGCCAAGAGGGCAGCAGCCAAGGCGGCGCTGCAGGTGTTGCGGAAGCATTATCGCTCCGCAAAATAG
- the LOC109403945 gene encoding endoribonuclease Dicer isoform X2 — MDMIMPQEDDFVPRDYQRSMKLICMQKNTIIYLPTGAGKTHIALMAIKEMGRDLDKPLTEGGKRTFFVVNTVALAKQQAEFLSRNLTYDTSIYTSDRNVDTWKQDKWLDEFAKFQVVVCTCQILLDVLKHGYLSIKHINLLIFDECHHGVGEHPMHGIMEQFLRVPKSDHPRVIGLSGMLLYKQIKTVDQVSPELERLENTFNSTIATVGSYDAFTEVCRFSTNPKELLVSYDSLRLSPVMVDIVRSIEAFSQTINDFHLPKYLNQNKALMKDRPKPLKEIKKLFTELVYQLGDTGLFGCSIALLGLIVQFELDKRQSDSSMLRLALRSCITFCESLRHQIEKLMSGLDIKEKLTRFSSLKIRQLINELEKMYERNRDKKAKTLVFVQRRFSAKVLYHVLKIYFSQTEDADLILPDFMVGSNGSMPESIEQILSAKKDRRCLIGKTINRPDPLDADVHKELYNEIIPPFFTAKGAKLDALSAVQLLNRYCMGMPRDAFTNTNVTWERVDLKNGQIVVEVMLPLQSTVREKILGNPMRNIKLAKRSAAFNACRKLYENKELSEHLIPIDCRNQLNNLKDVYFRHWADFDEDSGKLAGTQKCIRTHAIEYPKQTTGCFPEPGKPCYIYVLRIGAGFEQDPSNENVNIFHSLYNSENNFGIMTTKPLPVLAKMKFFVTLGLINVHLVETPIVLPNAGSEVELALLRQFHVTVFRDVLRLWKDFLVYDYDNGINSFMVVPLKKSTHLDWELIRQFQYLSEPPSEMSTMARSRMDFEADNYRHKVILPWYKNNKEQPYVVTMVHEHLTPGSPFPNAEYGSYANYFSEAYHLAVVKPDQFLIEVKGITSYLNRLNPGVEDDGKSTRSKHWRFNEILIPELCHNYQFPADYWLKATLLPSALHRIHYLLLAEKIRVDLATGANVGCLENHTIEDVDVEYKQRKGKQSEEELELMEFEDDEDEDDEFDLEEAKRSLMAPQDLNELAKNQMTSVTGDIPLPWQDDEEPVDIERNWDQVSKMDLDYYNAFVNKFSDLSVREMTAERISSAYTSAIYRRATSSPKREPMAILDVPVEQKFAIKLLQLNPANTINVNLQQKDILKAITTKSAADVFDLERYELLGDAFLKFATSLYLIKYHKDWHEGFLTAVKGQIVSNRNLVYCAIKYGLPGMLKVHKFDPKNDWQPPLATVPKNIKQTMQAVKHSARVLYRLTMTDEEIKTGVVDPKTSDEFIAQLEMHGNTPDPSPMANYLSQQTMGDKTPADAMEALLGVCVQTVGMQRSFKLLPYFGMLPKTHDVLKLLDEKIENQRLRTHIDYREVDGFLKNHSRIESILGYKFKDRTYLLQALTHASYPTNRITGSYQQLEFLGDAVLDFLISMYIFEQNPTMSPGQLTDLRSALVNNITLACLLVRHGLHLYILAESASFSDTVNKFVMFQEQNKHEITDQVNLLVEESDRKMAEFVDVPKALGDVFESLVAAVFLDSGNDFAVTWRVIYGMMGNEIMTFTENTPIQIVRQLYEFKPPCSPIFSRAIPDDDTVLVKLKYKIRNQQHEAYGFGQNKDDAKRAAAKAALQVLRKHYRSAK; from the exons ACCATTGACTGAAGGTGGAAAAAGAACCTTCTTCGTTGTGAACACCGTTGCGTTGGCCAAGCAGCAGGCTGAATTCTTGAGCCGCAATCTAACCTACGACACGTCAATTTATACAAGCGATCGGAACGTGGACACCTGGAAGCAGGACAAATGGTTGGATGAATTTGCCAAGTTTCAG GTCGTTGTTTGCACGTGTCAAATCTTGCTCGATGTGCTGAAGCATGGCTACCTTTCGATAAAGCACATTAACTTGCTTATATTCGACGAATGTCACCACGGTGTCGGAGAACATCCAATGCACGGCATTATGGAGCAGTTCTTGAGGGTGCCAAAATCCGACCATCCCCGTGTGATCGGTCTTTCCGGGATGTTACTGTATAAACAGATTAAAACAGTCGACCAAGTAAGCCCAGAATTGGAGAGGCTGGAAAACACATTTAACTCCACGATCGCCACCGTTGGGAGTTACGACGCATTCACCGAGGTCTGCCGGTTCTCGACAAATCCCAAAGAGCTTCTGGTGTCGTATGATAGTCTTCGGCTATCGCCGGTCATGGTTGACATCGTCAGAAGCATTGAGGCTTTTAGTCAAACGATCAATGATTTTCATCTGCCGAAATATCTGAACCAGAACAAAGCCCTGATGAAAGACAGGCCAAAACCGCTGAAGGAGATTAAAAAACTCTTTACAGAGCTGGTATATCAACTGGGAGATACGGGACTCTTCGGGTGCTCAATTGCTTTGCTCGGATTGATTGTCCAGTTCGAGCTGGATAAAAGGCAGTCCGATAGCTCCATGCTTAGACTGGCGTTGAGATCTTGCATTACGT TTTGCGAAAGCCTGAGGCATCAGATCGAGAAGCTGATGAGCGGTTTGGATATCAAGGAAAAATTGACCAGATTTAGCAGTCTTAAGATACGGCAGTTGATAAATGAGCTGGAGAAGATGTATGAAAGAAACCGCGATAAAAAGGCAAAAACCCTTGTGTTTGTGCAGCGGCGATTCTCCGCGAAGGTCTTGTACCATGTACTGAAAATCTACTTCTCACAAACGGAGGATGCTGACCTCATCCTGCCAGACTTCATGGTGGGCAGCAACGGGTCAATGCCGGAATCTATTGAGCAGATTTTGAGTGCCAAGAAAGATCGTCGG TGCCTTATCGGAAAAACTATCAACCGGCCCGATCCTTTGGATGCAGACGTCCACAAGGAGTTATATAATGAGATTATTCCGCCGTTTTTCACTGCCAAAGGTGCCAAGCTGGATGCACTCTCTGCCGTTCAACTTCTGAACCGATACTGCATGGGAATGCCACGGGACGCATTTACCAATACCAACGTCACATGGGAACGTGTCGATCTGAAAAACGGTCAAATTGTGGTGGAGGTGATGTTGCCACTGCAGTCCACGGTGCGTGAAAAAATCTTAGGAAATCCTATGCGCAACATTAAGCTGGCCAAACGATCGGCGGCTTTCAACGCTTGCCGAAAGTTATACGAAAATAAAGAGCTTAGCGAGCATTTGATTCCGATTGATTGCAGAAATCAGCTGAACAACTTGAAAGATGTCTACTTCCGCCACTGGGCTGATTTTGACGAAG ATTCCGGAAAACTAGCTGGAACACAGAAGTGCATACGAACGCACGCTATTGAGTATCCGAAGCAAACGACCGGTTGCTTCCCGGAGCCTGGTAAACCCTGTTacatctacgttttgcgcattggAGCCGGCTTCGAGCAAGATCCTTCGAACGAAAATGTCAACATTTTCCACTCGTTGTACAACTCGGAAAACAATTTCGGAATAATGACGACGAAACCGCTTCCAGTTCTGGCAAAAATGAAGTTCTTTGTAACGTTGGGACTTATCAATGTACACCTTGTGGAGACCCCGATCGTGTTGCCTAACGCGGGCTCCGAAGTAGAACTCGCTCTGCTGAGGCAATTCCACGTTACGGTATTCCGCGACGTGCTCCGATTGTGGAAGGACTTCCTTGTTTACGATTACGACAACGGGATCAACAGTTTCATGGTAGTGCCTTTGAAGAAATCGACCCACTTGGATTGGGAACTCATTCGGCAGTTCCAGTATTTGAGCGAACCTCCGTCGGAAATGTCGACGATGGCTAGGAGCAGGATGGATTTCGAAGCGGACAACTACCGCCACAAGGTGATTCTTCCTTGGTACAAAAACAACAAGGAGCAACCATACGTCGTTACCATGGTGCATGAGCACCTGACGCCGGGCAGCCCCTTCCCAAATGCGGAGTACGG GTCCTACGCGAATTACTTCAGCGAAGCGTATCATTTGGCCGTGGTTAAGCCGGATCAATTCCTCATCGAGGTAAAAGGTATCACGAGCTATCTCAACCGACTGAATCCCGGAGTCGAAGACGACGGCAAGAGTACCCGAAGCAAGCACTGGCGGTTCAATGAAATCCTCATTCCGGAACTGTGCCACAACTATCAATTCCCAGCCGACTACTGGCTGAAGGCCACCCTCCTGCCAAGTGCGCTCCATCGCATTCACTACCTTCTTTTGGCGGAGAAGATTCGTGTGGATTTGGCGACGGGTGCCAACGTTGGTTGCTTGGAAAACCACACGATTGAGGACGTGGATGTGGAGTATAAGCAGCGGAAGGGGAAGCAAAGTGAAGAGGAACTAGAATTGATGGAATTTGAGGATGACGAAGATGAAGATGACGAATTTGATTTGGAGGAAGCGAAAAGGTCGCTGATGGCGCCACAGGATTTGAACGAATTGGCAAAGAATCAAATGACTTCCGTTACCGGAGATATTCCGCTGCCATGGCAGGACGACGAGGAACCGGTCGATATCGAAAGAAACTGGGATCAGGTGTCGAAAATGGATCTCGATTACTATAATGCTTTTGTTAACAAGTTCTCGGATCTGTCGGTCCGTGAAATGACTGCAGAGCGGATTAGTTCGGCATACACATCGGCCATTTACAGACGGGCTACGAGCAGTCCGAAGAGGGAACCAATGGCAATTTTGGACGTTCCGGTAGAGCAAAAGTTTGCCATAAAACTGCTGCAATTAAATCCAGCAAACACGATCAATGTCAATCTACAACAGAAGGACATTCTTAAAGCAATAACAACAAAATCGGCGGCCGATGTGTTTGATCTGGAACGTTATGAGTTGCTAGGGGATGCCTTCTTGAAGTTTGCAACTTCGCTGTATTTGATTAAGTATCACAAGGACTGGCACGAAGGCTTCTTGACGGCCGTCAAGGGCCAAATTGTAAGCAATCGCAATTTGGTTTATTGCGCCATTAAGTACGGTCTTCCAGGCATGCTCAAAGTACACAAATTCGACCCGAAAAATGACTGGCAGCCTCCCCTGGCGACGGTTCCGAAAAACATTAAACAAACGATGCAAGCGGTGAAGCACTCCGCTCGCGTCCTGTACCGATTGACAATGACGGATGAAGAGATAAAAACCGGAGTGGTGGATCCGAAGACTAGCGATGAATTCATCGCGCAACTCGAGATGCACGGAAATACACCCGATCCGTCTCCGATGGCCAACTATCTTTCACAGCAGACCATGGGGGACAAGACGCCGGCGGATGCAATGGAAGCATTGCTTGGAGTCTGCGTTCAAACGGTCGGCATGCAGCGATCTTTCAAACTGCTGCCGTATTTTGGTATGCTGCCAAAAACTCATGATGTTCTGAAGCTTCTCGATGAGAAGATCGAGAACCAACGGCTTAGAACACACATCGATTATCGCGAAGTCGACGGTTTTCTAAAAAATCACTCCAGGATCGAAAGCATCCTTGGGTACAAGTTCAAGGATAGAACCTACCTATTGCAGGCGCTTACCCATGCCTCCTATCCGACTAATCGGATAACCGGAAGCTATCAGCAGTTGGAATTCCTCGGAGATGCGGTCCTGGACTTCCTCATCTCAATGTACATCTTTGAGCAGAACCCTACCATGAGCCCCGGACAGTTGACCGATCTTCGTTCGGCATTGGTGAATAATATCACCCTAGCGTGTCTGCTGGTCCGGCACGGTCTCCACTTGTACATCCTGGCGGAGTCGGCCTCCTTTTCGGACACCGTCAACAAGTTTGTCATGTTCCAGGAACAAAACAAGCACGAAATCACCGATCAGGTGAACCTGCTGGTCGAGGAATCGGACCGGAAGATGGCGGAATTCGTGGACGTCCCCAAGGCTCTCGGAGACGTCTTCGAGAGCCTTGTGGCAGCAGTGTTTTTAGACTCCGGAAACGATTTTGCCGTCACTTGGCGGGTCATCTACGGCATGATGGGCAACGAAATAATGACCTTCACCGAAAATACACCCATTCAGATCGTGCGGCAACTGTACGAGTTTAAGCCACCATGTTCGCCGATCTTCAGTCGCGCCATTCCGGACGATGACACGGTGTTGGTGAAGTTGAAATACAAGATCCGGAATCAGCAGCATGAGGCGTATGGGTTCGGCCAGAATAAGGACGACGCCAAGAGGGCAGCAGCCAAGGCGGCGCTGCAGGTGTTGCGGAAGCATTATCGCTCCGCAAAATAG